A stretch of Planococcus citri chromosome 5, ihPlaCitr1.1, whole genome shotgun sequence DNA encodes these proteins:
- the LOC135847046 gene encoding uncharacterized protein LOC135847046 encodes MVGSLSMEANSSNNINQEINPASKDIPGDGIGFGGDRQQSVNTANGSALVPITSASSTSNSTWPSAINVNNTSTVPVAAGNIGCDNDSRVGNGSRDHIQGVLEKSTTTAAVAAADNNNDDEDGGRKSPPPSPAAKSSSSSSSEDIHHVKFQEVKDDDGHRVQFNDSSDDENHPDEISFPSSSSSSSSSSEDGDSEYCESKAPDGGYGWVIVFASFMVNLIADGVTFSFGVIYVELVDYFGEGKSKTAWIGSLFAAIPLLSGPFASYLTDRYGCRKVSIVGGMLAALGFIISAFIESIEMLYLTFGILSGFGLSLCYVAAIVIVAYYFEKRRSFATGLSVCGSGIGTFIFPPFIDYLISEYGWRGTTLILAGLFLNLCVCGAVMRDLEYTKKKKKKKDRKLSSTRQTRSRVRTNTASSMDSSSQYSQYYTPSVPSTEEFKRLLQIAAHESTIKEDEDDDDANATDANEISTKEKRNRLFSSLVSLPTFVKNGEKVPLEVLEGLSTNRHLYAVLVHNYPSLLISSRSISDSGYINDQQKRNRNPYSMTATPKYSAQFLPNSKPTSPLLKSPSKEDQTQTPVSETIKENEPAEVKSPIDDNSAGAEFIAKKPEKRRSILKKKSESLKRGLAAVSNTNNTWWNKRYASDYGNESPRLPTAYLRDLKVHRHSLTYRGAMLNISRYRLRASSCPDIYRNSMTTIAEEKDEWYAGLLDLWYAVTEMLDFSFFTNISFLLFAISNFLLYTWYDVPYIFLADYAVEQGYSKTNATYIISVIGILNMLGEIGYGWAGDRSWLSSRCIYAVSMALCGLFVALIPLVTSYENLCVISGGFGLLVAANYSLTSIILVETISLEKFTNAYGLLLLVQGIGNLVGPPIAGWLYEVTGSFMVPFFLAGFFIIISGFLLEVGSFIDLVKNRYIKPNADSNSIMSCVESNEILKSKSNCNNHTTYVP; translated from the exons ATGGTGGGCTCCCTCTCAATGGAAGCCAACAGCAGCAATAATATCAACCAAGAAATCAATCCAGCCTCAAAAGATATCCCCGGCGACGGTATCGGATTCGGCGGCGACCGCCAGCAATCAGTCAACACTGCCAACGGCTCGGCTCTGGTCCCTATTACGTCTGCCTCCTCAACCTCAAACTCAACTTGGCCGTCGGCAATTAATGTAAACAATACTAGTACTGTACCCGTAGCAGCGGGCAATATAGGCTGTGATAATGATAGTCGTGTCGGAAACGGTTCACGTGACCATATCCAAGGAGTCCTCGAAAAATCCACTACTACTGCCGCCGTCGCCGCCGCCGATAATAATAACGATGATGAAGACGGTGGTCGAAAATCGCCTCCGCCGTCTCCGGCAGCTAAAtcttcatcgtcatcgtcgtccgAAGACATTCACCACGTTAAATTCCAAGAGGTCAAAGACGACGATGGCCACCGTGTACAATTCAACGACTCGTCCGACGACGAGAACCATCCGGACGAGATCTCGTTTCCTTCATCTTCATCATCGTCTTCGTCCAGCTCAGAGGACGGAGATTCCGAATATTGCGAATCCAAAGCTCCCGATGGCGGCTACGGATGGGTCATCGTTTTCGCCTCGTTTATGGTTAATCTGATCGCGGACGGAGTGACATTCTCGTTCGGTGTTATTTACGTAGAGCTAGTCGACTACTTCGGCGAAGGTAAAAGTAAAACTGCCTGGATTGGGTCGCTTTTCGCCGCCATACCTCTTCTATCCGGACCTTTCGCCAGTTACTTGACGGATCGTTACGGATGCCGCAAAGTTAGCATAGTCGGTGGTATGTTGGCCGCTCTCGGGTTCATAATTTCAGCATTCATAGAGTCCATAGAAATGTTATACCTCACATTCGGAATCCTATCCGGGTTCGGCTTGTCGCTTTGTTACGTCGCCGCTATCGTCATCGTCgcgtattatttcgaaaaaagacGCTCCTTCGCTACCGGATTGTCGGTCTGCGGTAGTGGAATCGGTACTTTTATATTTCCACCGTTTATTGATTACCTCATCAGCGAGTACGGATGGAGAGGCACTACGCTCATACTGGCTGGATTGTTTTTGAATCTTTGCGTTTGCGGCGCGGTGATGCGAGATTTGGAGTATactaagaagaagaagaagaaaaaagatagGAAACTGTCCAGTACCAGACAGACTCGAAGTAGGGTTCGAACAAATACCGCCTCCAGTATGGATTCGTCGTCGCAGTATAGTCAGTATTATACGCCGAGTGTGCCCAGTACCGAAGAGTTCAAGAGATTGCTTCAGATTGCCG CTCACGAAAGCACAATAaaagaagacgaagacgacgacgatgcgaaCGCCACCGATGCTAACGAAATATCCACCAAAGAAAAGCGAAACCGATTATTTAGCTCGTTGGTGAGCTTACctacttttgtaaaaaatggagaaaaagttCCTCTCGAAGTTTTAGAAGGATTATCTACAAATAGACATTTGTACGCGGTGTTGGTGCACAATTATCCTAGTCTTTTGATATCGTCTCGCAGTATTAGCGACAGTGGTTACATCAACGACCAG cAAAAAAGAAACCGAAACCCATACAGCATGACCGCCACTCCTAAATACAGCGCTCAATTCCTACCAAACAGCAAACCAACCTCTCCATTGCTAAAGTCTCCTTCTAAAGAGGATCAAACTCAAACGCCCGTATCTGAAACGATCAAAGAAAACGAACCAGCCGAAGTGAAATCTCCCATCGACGATAACAGCGCTGGGGCCGAATTCATCGCTAAAAAACCCGAAAAAAGGAGATCgatcttgaaaaagaaatccgAATCGCTGAAACGCGGATTGGCAGCTGTGAGCAATACCAATAACACTTGGTGGAATAAAAGATACGCCAGTGATTATGGAAACGAAAGCCCCCGACTGCCTACTGCATATTTAAGAGATCTCAAAGTGCATAG GCATTCGTTAACGTATCGAGGGGCTATGTTGAATATTAGTCGTTACCGGCTGCGAGCTTCGTCTTGCCCGGATATTTATAGAAATTCTATGACTACAATCGCAGAAGAAAAAGACGAA tggTATGCTGGCTTACTGGATTTATGGTACGCGGTGACagaaatgttggatttttcttttttcacaaatatcAGTTTTCTGCTATTCGCCATCTCAAATTTTCTACTGTATACTTGGTACGATGTTCCTTACATATTTCTGGCAGATTATGCCGTCGAACAGGGATATTCCAAAACTAATGCCACATACATTATCAGCGTAATTGGAATATTGAACATGTTAGGCGAA ATCGGTTATGGTTGGGCTGGTGACAGATCTTGGTTGAGTTCGAGATGTATTTACGCTGTGTCGATGGCCTTATGCGGACTATTCGTCGCCCTGATTCCGTTGGTCACTAGTTACGAGAATTTGTGCGTGATATCGGGCGGATTTGGTCTACTGGTAGCGGCCAATTATTCGCTTACTTCGATCATACTGGTGGAGACTATATCGCTGGAGAAGTTCACCAATGCGTATGGTCTGCTGCTTCTGGTGCAAGGAATTGGTAATTTGGTCGGGCCACCGATTGCAG gaTGGCTTTATGAAGTAACCGGTAGTTTCATGGTGCCGTTTTTCTTGGctggatttttcatcatcataTCCGGATTTTTACTGGAAGTTGGCTCGTTCATCGATTTAGTAAAGAATCGTTACATCAAACCGAATGCAGACTCGAATAGTATAATGTCCTGCGTCGAATCGAATGA